GTTTCGCCCGCGCATCCTTCACATCGAGCGCGACAAGCGAGGTCGTACCGTCGAGGCCGAGGCGCTCCAGGATATCGATCTCGGAGGTCTCGCGGTTGCCGGAGACCTTCACGTCCTCGATGGCGAAGCCGATGGCCGTCGTCGAGGCCTGCGCGAAATCCTGCGAATGACCGCCGAGCGACATGCCGTAGAGGCCCGTCGCGCCGAGGAAGATCGCGGTGGCGGCGCTGCCGGTGTGGCGCGGAATATGGATGCGGCCGGCCGCAAGGCTCACGAGGAAACGGACGATCCGGCGCAGCGGGCGCGGCAGCACGCGGCCGGCTTCTGCCTCTGAAGGCCCGACGGGACGCACCCTGCTCTTCTTGACGCTCAACGTAAGCACGACGCGTCCTCCACCATCCACTTCAAGAATTCACCAAAGGCATGGCCGGTATGGTCGGCCATTTCGGGCACCAGGGAGGTAGGAGTCATGCCGGGCTGGGTGTTGATTTCCAGCCAGATAAGCTCGCCATTCTCGGAGAAACGGTCGTCGTAACGGAAGTCGGAACGGCTGACGCCACGGCACCCGATCGCTTGATGCGCCTTGAGTGCGAGTGTTTGTACTTTTTGGTAAATATTCGGTGAAATTTGCGCCGGGATGATGTGTTTCGAGCCGCCTTTTACGTATTTGGAATCGTAATCGTAGAAGGCGTGCCCCTGCGGCACCACCTCCGTGACGCCAAGCGCGACATCGCCCATGACACCGCAGGTGAGTTCGCGGCCGTAGATATAGCGCTCGACCATGACGGCATCGCCGTAGCGCCATTCCGAGGACGTGATGATCTGCGGCGGATGCGACTGGTCTTCCTTGACCATGACGACGCCGAAGGACGAGCCTTCGCGCACAGGCTTGACCACATAGGGCGGCTTTATCGGATGGGCCGAGGTGAAGTCGAAGCGGTTCATCAGGCGCTGCTCGGCGATCGGAATGCCGGCGGCCTTGGCGACGATCTTCGCCTGCGCCTTGTCCATGGCGAGCGCGGAAGCGAGCACACCGGAATGGGTATAGGGAATTTCGAGATATTCGAGGATACCCTGGATGGTTCCGTCCTCACCGAAGGGACCGTGCAGCGCATTGAAGGCGACATCCGGCTTCAGTTCGGAAAGCACGCTGGCGACATCGTGGCCGACATCGACGCGGGTAACCTTGTAGCCGACGGCCTCAAGCGCATCGGCGCAGGCATTCCCCGACGAAAGGCTCACCGGCCGTTCCGACGAAAAACCACCCATCAGCACCGCGACATGCTTCACGCTCATAGAACCCTCGACTGAATTCCGCACTGTGTCCCTCGTCCCTTGTGCGGACCTGATTTTCCTCTCGGTCCGACTCGCCGGGCGAGATGGGACCACTAGAGCGTCATTAAGGTTAATGAAGCGTTTACTTTCGTTAACCCGATGCGCCGCGAGGCAAATTTTCCTCGCTCCGAATCAAGACACCCTTCGATTCTCTCCTTGGAATCAGAGAGTTGCGGCCGTGGCAAGAAAAAGTGCGCCTGTGCGCCAACGGGAAACGAAAAAGGGCCTCGCCATAGCGAGACCCTTTCATGGTTAGCGAAACGGATGGAGGAATCAGTCGTCTTCGCCGACGACCTTCCAGATCACGGCGCCGATGACGCCGCCGAGGATCGGCGCGACCCAGAACAGCCAGAGCTGCGAGAGCGCCGCCGTATCGGCAAAGAGCGCGACACCCGTCGAGCGCGCCGGGTTCACCGAGGTATTGGTGACCGGGATCGACACGAGATGGATGAGCGTCAGGCCGAGGCCGATGGCGATGGGTGCAAAGCCCGCCGGCGCACGGCCATGGGTCGAACCGAGGATGATGATGAGGAAGAAGGCCGTCAGCACCACTTCGATGACCAGCGCCGCCGTCAGCGAATAGCCGCCCGGCGAAAGCTCGCCATAGCCGTTGGAGGCAAAGCCGCCGGCCACGAACCCGGCCTTGCCGGAGGCGACAAGATAGAGCACCGCGGCAGCCGCGATCGCGCCCACGACCTGTGCCACGATATAGGGCACGAGGCTGGAGGCCGGAAACTTGCCCGCGACCGTGAGACCGACGGAAACGGCCGGGTTGAAATGGCCGCCGGAAATGCCGCCGACCGTATAGGCCATCGTCAGCACCGTGAGACCGAAGGCGAAGGCGACACCAAGCAGGCCGATACCGACCTCCGGGAAGGCCGCGGCGAGAACGGCGCTGCCGCACCCGCCGAACACGAGCCAGAACGTACCAAGGAATTCGGCTGAAAGTTTCTTGAACATGAATTGTCCCCTGATCCAGGCCCCTCGCACATGGGGCCTCCTTGCGCAATCAACGCGCTGCCAAGCATAGCATTCCCCAAACTTGGCTGAACAGGGGCTGAACGAGCCGCCGGACGGCGGCTCGGCGAGGCCTGCGAATCAGGCCGTCGCGCGGCCGAGGAATTCCTTGACCTCGTAGCCCGGCATGAACTTGCCGAGGCGCTTGATCTCCCATTGCAGCATGATGCCGGAATGCTCCAGCACGCGGCTGCGCACGGTTTCGCCGAGATATTCCAGCTCGTAGCCGGTCGCCTGCCCCGTGTTGATCATGAAGTTGCAATGCATGGGCGACATCTGCGCGCCGCCGATCATCATGCCGCGGCAGCCCGCCTCGTCGATCAGCTTCCAGGCCGAATGCCCCTCGGGATTCTTGAAGGTCGAGCCGCCGGTCTTCTCGCGAATCGGCTGGACGGTCTCGCGATGCTGGCGCACGGCGTCCATCCTGGTGCGAATCTCCTCCTTGTCGCCCGCCTGCCCCTGGAAGACAGCATGGGTGAAGATGAGATCGGCCGGCGCTGCGGAATGACGATAGGTATAGCCCATGTCCGCATTCGACAGCACATGCCGGTTGCCCTTGCGGTCGACGGCGTGGACCTCGACGACGAGGTCCTTCGTCTCCCCGCCGTTGGCGCCGGCATTCATGCGCAGCGCGCCGCCGATGGAGCCGGGAATGCCATAGTAGAACTCGAAGCCGGCAATACCGTGGTCGAGCGCCATGGCGGCGATGTTCTTGTCCGGGCAGATCGCACCCGCCTTGATGCGGTTCTCTCCGGCAAGCTCGACATCGCCAAAGCCCTTGGCCGAGAGGCGAATCACGACGCCGGGAATCCCGCCGTCGCGCACGAGCAGGTTGGAGCCGACGCCCGTCACCGTCAGCGGCACGTCTTCCGGCAGCAGCTTGAGGAAAGTCGTAAGGTCTTCGACGTCATGCGGATGGAACATCAGCTCGGCAAGGCCGCCAGCGCGGAACCACGTCACGCGATCCATCGGCGCATCCGGCGTCAGGCGGCCGCGGACCGCCTTGATGCCCTCGCCCAACGACGCCAGAAGTTTTGCCCCATCAACCGTCTTCATGCCACCTCACCCGAAATGCCTGCAAGTTCCCTGGGCAGCGCCTGCGCCCAATACGTGATGCTGCCAGCCCCCAAGAGAACCACGAAATCGCCGGGCTTTGCAATGCCGGCGACGATCTCCGCCAGTCCTTCGGGCGCGGCCAGGAACCGCGCGTCGCGATGACCGCCGGACTTGATGCGCGATACCAGCTCCTCGGCGCTGACACCCTCGATCGGGTCCTCGCCCGCCGCATAGACCGGCGCGATCATGATCGTGTCGGCATCGTTGAAGCAGCCGGCGAATTCCTCGAAGAGGCTCGCCACGCGGCTGTAGCGATGCGGTTGGTGCACGGCGATGATCCGGCCCGAGCAGGCCTCCCGCGCCGCGCGCAGCACGGCCTTGATCTCGACCGGGTGGTGGCCGTAATCGTCATAGACGCTCACGCCGTTCCAGCTTCCGGTGAAGGTAAAGCGCCGCTTGACGCCGCCAAAGCTCGCAAGCCCCTTGGCGATGGCGTCGGGCGCGATGCCGAGGCGCTGGGCGACGGCGATGGCCGCCGTGGCGTTGGAGACGTTGTGGCGGCCCGGCATGGGCAGGCGCAGGTCCTTCATGGAAATCACCTGGCCGGTGCGGCGGCGGCGGATTTCCACGTCGAAGACCGAGGTCGCGCCGTCCATGCGGATATTGCCGAAGCGCACGTCCGCCTGCGGGTTCTCGCCATAGGTAATGACCTTGCGGTCCTCGATGCGGCTGACCATGGCCTGCACTTCCGGATGGTCGAGGCACATGACGCCGAAGCCGTAGAACGGCACGTTCTCGACGAACTGGCGGAAGGCCGCGCGCACGGCGTCGAAATTGCCGTAGTGGTCGAGATGTTCCGGGTCGATATTTGTGACGACGGCGACATCCGCCGGCAGCTTCAGGAAGGTACCGTCCGACTCGTCGGCCTCCACCACCATCCACTCGCCCTCGCCCATGCGCGCATTGGTACCGTAGGCATTGATGATGCCGCCGTTGATGACGGTCGGGTCCAGGCCGCCCGCTTCCAGCAGCGTCGCGACCATCGAGGTCGTCGTCGTCTTGCCGTGCGTGCCGCCGATGGCGATGGCATTGCGGAAGCGCATCAGCTCGGCGAGCATTTCCGCGCGGCGCACCACCGGCAGCAGCTTCTCGCGCGCCGCGATCAGTTCCGGGTTCGTCTTCTTGATGGCGGTGGAAACGACGACCACCTCGGCATCGCCGAGGTTTTCCGCCTTGTGGCCCACGAAGACCTCGATGCCCTTGTCACGCAGGCGCTGCACATTGGCGCTGTCGGACTGGTCCGAACCCTGAACGCGATGGCCGAGATTGTGCAGCACTTCGGCAATACCGCTCATGCCGATGCCGCCAATGCCGATGAAATGAACGAGCCCTATGCTCTGCGGCATCTTCATGGCCGTTCTCCCTTGAATTGTGCGATCGTCTTGCCGCCCGCAATAGCCTCAACCATCGAGGCGAGCAAGCGCGCGGCGTCCGGTTTGCCCGCCTTTCTGGCATTCGCGGCCATGGCGGCCATGCCGGAAGGGTCGTGCATCGCCTTGGAAACGATGCTCGAAAGGCGCTCCGTCGAAAGCTCGGACTGGGCGATCACCTTCGCCCCGCCACCGGCCGCGAGCGCCGCGGCATTGGCCGCCTGGTCGTGATCGAGCGCGTGCGGATAGGGCACGAGGATGGCCGGCCGGCCGATGACCGAGACCTCCGAGACCGTCGAGGCACCCGAGCGGCTGACGATGAGATGCGCATGGCCAATGCGCGCGGCCATGTCGGTGAAGAAGGGCGAGACCTCGGCGGGAATGCCGAGATCGGCATAGGTCCGCACCACCTCGTCGCGGTCTTCCGGCCGAGCCTGCTGGGTGATCCTCAGCCGCGCGCGATCCGCCGGCTCCATCGCCGCGATCGCCGAGGGAATGGCCTTGGAGAAGAACTGCGCGCCCTGGCTGCCCCCGAAGACAACGAGGCGGAACTCGCCGTCCGTCGAGGCTTCATAGGGAATGCTTGCCGCTTCCAGCACGGCCGGCCGCACCGGATTGCCCGTCGTCACCGTCTTTTCCGAATACGACCCGCCCGTCTCCGGCAGGAAGCCGCCAGCA
This DNA window, taken from Shinella zoogloeoides, encodes the following:
- a CDS encoding D-alanine--D-alanine ligase, producing the protein MSVKHVAVLMGGFSSERPVSLSSGNACADALEAVGYKVTRVDVGHDVASVLSELKPDVAFNALHGPFGEDGTIQGILEYLEIPYTHSGVLASALAMDKAQAKIVAKAAGIPIAEQRLMNRFDFTSAHPIKPPYVVKPVREGSSFGVVMVKEDQSHPPQIITSSEWRYGDAVMVERYIYGRELTCGVMGDVALGVTEVVPQGHAFYDYDSKYVKGGSKHIIPAQISPNIYQKVQTLALKAHQAIGCRGVSRSDFRYDDRFSENGELIWLEINTQPGMTPTSLVPEMADHTGHAFGEFLKWMVEDASCLR
- the aqpZ gene encoding aquaporin Z, whose protein sequence is MFKKLSAEFLGTFWLVFGGCGSAVLAAAFPEVGIGLLGVAFAFGLTVLTMAYTVGGISGGHFNPAVSVGLTVAGKFPASSLVPYIVAQVVGAIAAAAVLYLVASGKAGFVAGGFASNGYGELSPGGYSLTAALVIEVVLTAFFLIIILGSTHGRAPAGFAPIAIGLGLTLIHLVSIPVTNTSVNPARSTGVALFADTAALSQLWLFWVAPILGGVIGAVIWKVVGEDD
- the murB gene encoding UDP-N-acetylmuramate dehydrogenase, whose product is MKTVDGAKLLASLGEGIKAVRGRLTPDAPMDRVTWFRAGGLAELMFHPHDVEDLTTFLKLLPEDVPLTVTGVGSNLLVRDGGIPGVVIRLSAKGFGDVELAGENRIKAGAICPDKNIAAMALDHGIAGFEFYYGIPGSIGGALRMNAGANGGETKDLVVEVHAVDRKGNRHVLSNADMGYTYRHSAAPADLIFTHAVFQGQAGDKEEIRTRMDAVRQHRETVQPIREKTGGSTFKNPEGHSAWKLIDEAGCRGMMIGGAQMSPMHCNFMINTGQATGYELEYLGETVRSRVLEHSGIMLQWEIKRLGKFMPGYEVKEFLGRATA
- the murC gene encoding UDP-N-acetylmuramate--L-alanine ligase; translation: MKMPQSIGLVHFIGIGGIGMSGIAEVLHNLGHRVQGSDQSDSANVQRLRDKGIEVFVGHKAENLGDAEVVVVSTAIKKTNPELIAAREKLLPVVRRAEMLAELMRFRNAIAIGGTHGKTTTTSMVATLLEAGGLDPTVINGGIINAYGTNARMGEGEWMVVEADESDGTFLKLPADVAVVTNIDPEHLDHYGNFDAVRAAFRQFVENVPFYGFGVMCLDHPEVQAMVSRIEDRKVITYGENPQADVRFGNIRMDGATSVFDVEIRRRRTGQVISMKDLRLPMPGRHNVSNATAAIAVAQRLGIAPDAIAKGLASFGGVKRRFTFTGSWNGVSVYDDYGHHPVEIKAVLRAAREACSGRIIAVHQPHRYSRVASLFEEFAGCFNDADTIMIAPVYAAGEDPIEGVSAEELVSRIKSGGHRDARFLAAPEGLAEIVAGIAKPGDFVVLLGAGSITYWAQALPRELAGISGEVA
- the murG gene encoding undecaprenyldiphospho-muramoylpentapeptide beta-N-acetylglucosaminyltransferase, giving the protein MTKGIVLLAAGGTGGHLFPAEALAHELKAGGWSVHLVTDSRAERFAGKFPADEIHIVPSATIGSKNPFSVAKSLLTLWKGIRAARKLMARLKPKVVVGFGGYPTLPPLLAATGMGIPSMIHEQNAVMGRANKALAARVKAIAGGFLPETGGSYSEKTVTTGNPVRPAVLEAASIPYEASTDGEFRLVVFGGSQGAQFFSKAIPSAIAAMEPADRARLRITQQARPEDRDEVVRTYADLGIPAEVSPFFTDMAARIGHAHLIVSRSGASTVSEVSVIGRPAILVPYPHALDHDQAANAAALAAGGGAKVIAQSELSTERLSSIVSKAMHDPSGMAAMAANARKAGKPDAARLLASMVEAIAGGKTIAQFKGERP